A single genomic interval of Celeribacter indicus harbors:
- a CDS encoding glycosyltransferase family 39 protein, whose protein sequence is MAHPMIPDMFQTAESPEDRRAARLFLIAITLYFAAQIVLRVTLGGALETDEAEMMLMTPGLRWGYGPQLPLYNWLQIGLFALFGKTLFALSLLKNALLWGTYALLFTGLRAAVPARTATLATLSLFLIPDIAWEAERATTHSNMLLFAISATICAFLWALRTGALRHWALLGVALGIGGIAKYNYWAVPAGLLLALLTMPDLRRRLLTARALPALVIAAAIVAGPYAWMAANRDLALSSVGKIALENSARAWLPEGVPLYLKGLATLIVLPALVTGALWLATRRGTAPARVSPLSTLFLRMGGLLALGGLAAVWLSEAGHIASRWLLPIVIPLVIGIFLRLAPRLGRGALRGYLAILGVVAALVFAGLTYDRYKDGARRDVEFAPLVSVIEDMHLPEDTVIVADFYVGGNLARLRPDWPVRSDLPASAREVETRNLLLLTREKNAEVLRRVTARVDWRHAQGAAFGEPTDFSLPSRHGARPLNILLQHARAE, encoded by the coding sequence ATGGCGCATCCGATGATCCCCGACATGTTTCAGACGGCAGAGAGCCCTGAGGACAGGCGCGCGGCGCGCCTGTTTCTCATCGCGATCACGCTCTATTTCGCGGCACAGATCGTGCTGCGCGTCACGCTCGGCGGAGCGCTCGAGACCGACGAGGCGGAGATGATGCTGATGACGCCGGGGCTGCGCTGGGGCTACGGGCCGCAGCTCCCGCTCTACAACTGGCTTCAGATCGGGTTGTTCGCGCTCTTCGGGAAAACCCTTTTCGCGCTCTCGCTGCTCAAGAACGCCCTGCTCTGGGGCACCTATGCGCTGCTTTTCACCGGGCTGCGCGCAGCCGTCCCCGCGCGCACGGCCACGCTCGCGACGCTGTCGCTCTTTCTCATCCCGGACATCGCATGGGAGGCGGAACGCGCCACGACCCATTCGAACATGCTCCTCTTCGCGATCTCCGCAACGATCTGCGCCTTCCTCTGGGCGCTGCGGACCGGCGCACTCCGGCACTGGGCGCTCCTGGGCGTCGCCCTCGGGATCGGAGGGATCGCGAAATATAATTACTGGGCGGTGCCGGCCGGCCTTCTGCTCGCCCTCCTGACGATGCCGGACCTGCGCCGCCGGCTTCTGACCGCGCGCGCGCTTCCCGCGCTGGTCATCGCGGCGGCGATCGTCGCCGGACCCTACGCGTGGATGGCGGCGAACCGGGATCTCGCCCTCTCCTCCGTCGGCAAGATCGCGCTCGAGAACAGCGCCCGCGCATGGCTGCCGGAGGGCGTTCCGCTCTACCTCAAGGGGCTCGCGACACTGATCGTCCTTCCGGCGCTGGTCACGGGCGCGCTCTGGCTGGCCACACGCCGTGGCACCGCTCCGGCACGGGTTTCCCCGCTCTCCACGCTCTTTCTGCGCATGGGCGGGCTCCTTGCCCTCGGCGGTCTCGCGGCGGTGTGGCTTTCGGAGGCCGGGCATATCGCGTCGCGCTGGCTCCTGCCGATCGTGATCCCGCTCGTGATCGGGATCTTCCTGCGCCTTGCGCCCCGGCTCGGGCGCGGTGCCTTGCGCGGTTATCTCGCCATTCTCGGCGTCGTGGCGGCGCTCGTCTTTGCCGGGCTCACCTATGACCGGTACAAGGATGGCGCGCGCCGTGATGTGGAATTCGCTCCGCTCGTGAGCGTCATTGAAGACATGCACCTTCCCGAAGACACGGTAATCGTGGCCGACTTCTACGTCGGCGGAAACCTCGCCCGCCTGCGCCCCGACTGGCCGGTGCGCTCCGACCTTCCGGCCTCGGCCCGAGAGGTGGAGACGCGCAACCTCCTCCTTCTGACACGCGAAAAGAACGCGGAGGTACTGCGCCGGGTCACCGCGCGCGTGGACTGGCGCCATGCCCAGGGCGCGGCGTTCGGAGAGCCCACTGACTTCTCCCTTCCCTCCCGCCATGGCGCGCGCCCGCTGAACATCCTTCTTCAACACGCCCGCGCGGAGTAG
- a CDS encoding ArnT family glycosyltransferase, translating into MQRDMAQEALFLRILFAYFAIQTVLRTLLGGTFEYDEAEMFVLAQDYRFGYGPQTPLYNWWQATVFHVFGPTTFSIALAKNALLFAAYALTFDALRRLVPTRVAILGTLALLLLPNVSWEGQRAGSHSIAMLALIGATLNVMARRIAEAQSGESHLSHAVALGVAIGLGGLTKYNYWLFPLPLLLMAGVFPDIRRALWRRDLLLTALIALAILAGPYAWILSNRAAAMAQSQTLYHGPAIEGLPRPLLGVVTMLIEALTALALLLLTLVVARLPFGRRALSLEPASSLAKWLMSGPALGFAVIALPVIAFGVTDVQARWLLPLLVPMALGLMLRVAPTFTPRITRNLLRFCAFLALLIVVAMADTRLRGAGSDSLDIEVLAQAIEADLPEGAEPPAVVSFNFYFTGNLKYLRPDWIALANHPSGHVPAGLSRLVVVGIAEPERIRAALAAHELVPAEETLPPVRTATLPYRFEAADVTRDVPYVIVDLKNGAE; encoded by the coding sequence ATGCAACGCGACATGGCGCAGGAAGCGCTCTTTCTCCGGATCCTGTTCGCCTATTTCGCGATCCAGACCGTCCTGCGGACGCTGCTCGGCGGGACGTTCGAGTACGACGAAGCGGAAATGTTCGTCCTCGCACAGGACTACCGGTTCGGCTACGGCCCCCAGACGCCGCTCTACAACTGGTGGCAGGCGACGGTTTTCCATGTCTTCGGACCGACGACATTCTCCATCGCCCTCGCAAAGAACGCCCTTCTCTTCGCCGCCTACGCGCTTACCTTCGATGCGCTGCGCCGGCTCGTGCCGACCCGCGTGGCCATTCTCGGCACGCTCGCGCTCCTGCTCCTGCCGAACGTTTCGTGGGAAGGACAGCGCGCCGGGTCGCACAGCATCGCCATGCTCGCGCTGATCGGCGCGACGCTCAACGTCATGGCCCGCCGGATCGCGGAGGCGCAGAGCGGCGAGAGCCATCTGTCTCATGCCGTCGCCCTCGGCGTGGCGATCGGTCTCGGCGGGCTCACGAAATACAACTACTGGCTCTTCCCGCTGCCGCTTCTCCTCATGGCCGGGGTGTTTCCGGACATAAGGCGCGCGCTCTGGCGGCGCGACCTGCTGCTCACGGCGTTGATCGCCCTGGCCATCCTCGCCGGGCCCTATGCCTGGATCTTGTCGAATCGCGCGGCGGCCATGGCGCAGAGCCAGACACTCTATCACGGCCCGGCGATCGAGGGGTTGCCGCGTCCGCTGCTCGGCGTGGTGACGATGCTGATTGAGGCCCTCACCGCGCTGGCGCTGCTGCTTCTGACGCTCGTCGTCGCACGCCTTCCGTTCGGGCGCCGCGCCCTTTCGCTCGAGCCGGCCTCATCGCTTGCCAAATGGTTGATGAGCGGCCCGGCGCTCGGCTTTGCGGTCATCGCCCTGCCCGTGATCGCCTTCGGCGTGACGGATGTCCAGGCGCGCTGGCTCCTGCCCCTGCTCGTGCCGATGGCGCTCGGCCTGATGCTCCGGGTGGCGCCCACGTTCACACCGCGCATCACGCGCAACCTGTTGCGCTTCTGCGCCTTCCTCGCGCTCCTGATCGTGGTGGCGATGGCCGACACGCGGCTGCGCGGGGCGGGCAGCGACTCGCTTGACATCGAAGTGCTGGCGCAGGCCATAGAGGCCGACCTGCCCGAAGGGGCCGAGCCGCCCGCCGTCGTCAGCTTCAACTTCTACTTCACCGGCAACCTGAAATACCTGCGCCCCGACTGGATCGCGCTGGCCAACCATCCCTCGGGACATGTCCCGGCGGGCCTGTCGCGCCTCGTCGTCGTCGGCATTGCCGAGCCGGAACGGATCCGCGCCGCGCTCGCCGCGCATGAACTGGTGCCGGCGGAGGAAACGCTTCCGCCCGTCAGGACAGCCACCCTGCCCTATCGCTTCGAGGCGGCGGATGTGACGCGCGACGTGCCCTATGTGATCGTGGATCTGAAAAACGGCGCCGAATAG
- the pheT gene encoding phenylalanine--tRNA ligase subunit beta — translation MKFTLSWLKEHLETEASLDDILYALTDLGLEVEGVENPRDRLRGFKLVKVKEAVQHPDADKLRVCQVETDEGMTQIVCGAPNARAGITAVLAKPGMYIPGLDITISVGKIRGVESHGMMASERELELSDEHSGIIELEGGEIGMEFADWLAEHDPAKVDPVIEIAITPNRPDALGVHGIARDLAARGLGTLKPLTTEKVAGTFPNPISVEITEAAKDGCHVFAGRLIRGVKNGPSPAWLQDRLTAIGLRPISALVDITNFFTYDRNRPLHVFDADKVEGGLVIDRAKGGEALLALDEKTYAMPEGALCIFAGGKVESIGGIMGGEETGVSGETVDVFLEAAVWNTLDIAKAGRALRINSDARYRNERGIDPAYNRQAMEDATAMILALCGGEASEVRVAGAEPDVVRAYRLDTDRVQSLVGMEIAPERQVAILESLGFEMEGEMAKVPSWRPDILGEADLVEEVARVESLTKLEPKPMSRPSGVAKQILTPMQVRESAARHQAAALGFNECVTYSFIDGTSAALFGGGTDAVRLENPISSEMSHMRPDLLPGLLAAAARNQARGFADLALFECGPAFFGGEPGEQRVQVSGLRVGATGPKDVHGERRAVDTFDAKADAEAVLAAIGAPAKAQVLHGASGWFHPGRSGRICLGPKKVLAEFGELHPKVLKEMGVKGTAVAFTVYLEEVPMPKGGKIARQAFFTNDLQAVERDFAFVVDRDVRALDVMNAAGGADKALIEEVRLFDEFVGGSLGEGKKSLAITVRIQPTEGTLKEKDLEELTAQIVAKVGKATGGTLRG, via the coding sequence ATGAAATTCACACTCTCCTGGCTCAAGGAGCATCTGGAAACCGAGGCTTCCCTCGATGACATCCTCTACGCGCTGACCGATCTCGGGCTCGAGGTCGAGGGTGTCGAGAACCCGCGCGACCGGCTCCGCGGCTTCAAGCTGGTCAAGGTCAAAGAGGCCGTGCAGCACCCCGACGCCGACAAGCTTCGGGTCTGTCAGGTCGAGACGGACGAGGGCATGACCCAGATCGTCTGCGGCGCACCGAATGCCCGCGCGGGGATCACCGCCGTGCTCGCCAAGCCCGGCATGTATATCCCCGGCCTCGACATCACCATTTCCGTGGGCAAGATCCGCGGCGTCGAATCCCATGGCATGATGGCGTCCGAGCGCGAGCTGGAGTTGTCGGACGAACACAGCGGCATCATCGAGCTCGAGGGCGGCGAGATCGGCATGGAATTTGCCGACTGGCTGGCCGAACACGACCCGGCGAAGGTCGACCCGGTGATCGAGATCGCGATCACGCCGAACCGCCCCGACGCGCTGGGCGTCCATGGCATCGCCCGCGATCTCGCGGCGCGGGGGCTTGGGACGCTGAAACCGCTCACGACGGAGAAGGTCGCGGGCACTTTTCCGAACCCGATTTCGGTGGAGATCACCGAGGCCGCGAAAGACGGCTGTCATGTGTTTGCCGGACGCCTGATCCGTGGGGTGAAGAACGGGCCCAGCCCGGCATGGCTTCAGGACCGGCTGACGGCTATCGGTCTGCGCCCGATCTCCGCGCTGGTCGATATCACCAATTTCTTCACCTATGACCGCAACCGCCCGCTGCACGTCTTCGATGCGGACAAGGTCGAGGGCGGTCTGGTGATCGACCGCGCCAAAGGCGGCGAGGCGCTTCTGGCGCTCGATGAGAAGACCTATGCCATGCCCGAGGGCGCGCTGTGCATCTTTGCCGGCGGCAAGGTCGAAAGCATCGGCGGCATCATGGGCGGTGAGGAGACCGGGGTGAGCGGGGAGACGGTGGATGTCTTCCTCGAGGCGGCGGTGTGGAACACGCTCGACATCGCGAAGGCGGGCCGCGCCCTGCGGATCAATTCGGACGCGCGCTACCGCAACGAACGCGGCATCGACCCCGCCTATAACCGTCAGGCGATGGAGGACGCGACGGCGATGATCCTCGCTCTCTGCGGCGGGGAGGCCTCCGAGGTCAGGGTCGCGGGTGCCGAGCCGGACGTGGTGCGTGCCTATCGGCTCGACACCGACCGCGTGCAGTCGCTTGTCGGAATGGAGATCGCGCCGGAACGTCAGGTCGCGATCCTCGAAAGCCTCGGTTTCGAGATGGAGGGCGAGATGGCGAAGGTGCCGTCCTGGCGTCCCGACATCCTTGGCGAGGCCGATCTCGTGGAGGAGGTCGCGCGCGTCGAGAGCCTGACGAAGCTCGAGCCGAAGCCGATGAGCCGTCCGAGCGGCGTGGCGAAACAGATCCTGACGCCGATGCAGGTGCGCGAGAGCGCGGCGCGGCATCAGGCGGCCGCGCTCGGCTTCAACGAATGCGTGACCTACAGCTTCATCGACGGGACATCGGCGGCGCTGTTCGGCGGCGGCACGGATGCGGTGCGGCTCGAGAACCCGATCAGTTCGGAAATGAGCCACATGCGCCCCGACCTCCTGCCCGGCCTGCTCGCCGCGGCGGCGCGCAACCAGGCGCGCGGCTTCGCGGATCTGGCGCTCTTCGAATGCGGCCCGGCCTTCTTCGGCGGGGAGCCGGGGGAGCAGCGGGTGCAGGTTTCCGGCCTGCGCGTGGGCGCGACTGGGCCGAAGGACGTGCATGGCGAACGCCGCGCGGTCGACACTTTCGACGCAAAGGCGGATGCGGAGGCCGTGCTCGCCGCCATCGGTGCACCCGCGAAGGCGCAGGTGCTGCATGGCGCGTCCGGCTGGTTCCATCCGGGCCGCTCGGGACGGATCTGCCTCGGCCCGAAAAAGGTGCTGGCGGAATTCGGGGAGCTGCATCCGAAGGTGCTCAAGGAGATGGGAGTGAAAGGGACCGCTGTCGCCTTCACCGTCTATCTCGAGGAGGTGCCGATGCCGAAGGGCGGAAAGATCGCGCGCCAGGCCTTCTTCACCAACGACTTGCAGGCGGTGGAGCGCGATTTCGCCTTCGTCGTGGATCGCGACGTGCGTGCACTCGACGTGATGAATGCGGCGGGCGGCGCGGACAAGGCGCTGATCGAGGAGGTGCGCCTCTTCGACGAGTTCGTCGGCGGCAGTCTTGGCGAGGGCAAGAAATCCCTTGCGATTACCGTGCGAATTCAGCCCACCGAGGGCACACTCAAGGAAAAGGATCTCGAGGAGCTGACCGCGCAGATCGTCGCGAAGGTCGGGAAGGCCACGGGCGGCACGCTGCGCGGCTGA
- the pheS gene encoding phenylalanine--tRNA ligase subunit alpha, whose protein sequence is MDDLKNKYLTAILEAGDETTLEDIRLQAVGKKGEVALKMRELGKMSPEERQEMGPKLNALKDEINAALAAKKVALEDAALDARLASEWLDVTLPARQRPQGTIHPISRVSEEIYAIFADLGFAVAEGPQIEDDWHNFDALNIPAHHPARQEHDTFYMHRAEGDERSPDVLRTHTSPVQIRAMLKQGAPIRIIAPGRVYRSDYDQTHTPMFHQVEGMAIDRDISMANLKWVLEEFYTAFFGTKVKTRFRASHFPFTEPSAEVDVQCKWENGTVTVGEGDDWLEVLGSGMMHPKVLTAGGIDPKEWQGFAFGMGIDRLAMLKYGIPDLRAFFDSDLRWLRHYGFSALGTPTLAGGIHG, encoded by the coding sequence ATGGACGATCTGAAGAACAAGTATCTCACCGCCATTCTCGAGGCGGGGGACGAGACGACGCTCGAGGACATCCGGCTTCAGGCGGTCGGCAAGAAGGGCGAAGTGGCGCTCAAGATGCGCGAACTGGGCAAGATGAGCCCGGAAGAGCGGCAGGAGATGGGACCGAAGCTCAACGCGCTGAAGGACGAGATCAACGCCGCCCTGGCCGCAAAGAAGGTCGCGCTCGAGGATGCCGCTCTCGATGCCCGCCTGGCCTCCGAATGGCTCGACGTGACCCTGCCCGCCCGGCAGCGCCCGCAGGGGACCATCCACCCCATCTCCCGCGTGTCCGAGGAGATCTACGCGATTTTCGCCGATCTCGGTTTCGCCGTCGCCGAAGGTCCGCAGATCGAGGACGACTGGCACAATTTCGACGCGCTGAACATTCCCGCCCATCACCCCGCGCGGCAGGAGCATGACACGTTCTACATGCACCGCGCCGAGGGGGACGAGCGCTCCCCCGACGTGCTGCGCACCCATACCTCGCCGGTGCAGATCCGCGCCATGCTCAAACAAGGCGCGCCGATCCGCATCATCGCGCCGGGCCGGGTGTATCGGTCGGACTACGACCAGACTCACACGCCGATGTTCCACCAGGTCGAGGGCATGGCCATCGATCGCGACATCTCCATGGCGAACCTGAAATGGGTGCTCGAAGAGTTCTACACCGCCTTCTTCGGCACCAAGGTCAAAACCCGCTTCCGCGCCTCGCACTTCCCCTTCACCGAACCCTCCGCCGAGGTGGATGTTCAGTGCAAATGGGAAAACGGCACCGTCACCGTGGGCGAGGGCGACGACTGGCTCGAGGTCCTCGGATCCGGCATGATGCACCCCAAAGTCCTGACCGCCGGCGGCATCGACCCGAAAGAATGGCAAGGCTTTGCTTTCGGCATGGGGATCGACCGTCTGGCGATGCTGAAATACGGCATCCCGGATTTGCGCGCGTTCTTTGATTCTGACCTGCGCTGGCTGCGTCACTATGGGTTTAGCGCGCTGGGGACGCCGACGCTGGCGGGGGGTATTCACGGGTGA